One Streptomyces sp. B21-105 genomic region harbors:
- a CDS encoding immediate early protein codes for MNDPNDFERDDFEPHAFEPYGGENAKDTDENRESTESRDRGTGSKGSTRNVGSTPDAEAAGGKGRTGGAENAGDAENACDAAGDPRAEDAPAPTPTPAPRIPLPRVSVEDSGLPLPALAEPAGPEPVRLEHPILKSLLGAWALAACSSEETDAVEVHLGDCGACADEARRLREAVGLLHRSESLDLDPALRTRVLDGCLERRPPRIPVPAWAASYDAETARLDALLQDFGDAEWHAPVRLRWFRGESATSRRTTVAGVIAHLLAVDGLIAVALGLDDPLDLGLDPDREPAAGGPPDQPDGPDGPDWPDGPGRTKSRTRTPSQRTEALWAGARFPPNRSVRGPWREQTHALVRTVSSSGGDPAGLPVSYGGFELPLRDAMLDRAFECWVHAEDIAEAVDYPYAPPAPRHLHGMIDLAARMLPETLAARRRAGLASPARTRHLRSAGRPKLPGRSLRLEIEGSGGGQWLIPLDSPAFPVPSGPEDPRGAAGPADDEVAHVAMDDVEFCRLAAGHVSPEEAAAGQVGDRDAIRDVLFAAAALSRM; via the coding sequence GTGAACGACCCGAACGACTTCGAGCGAGACGACTTCGAGCCGCACGCCTTCGAGCCGTACGGCGGCGAGAACGCGAAGGACACGGACGAGAACAGGGAGAGCACGGAGAGCAGGGACAGGGGCACGGGGAGCAAGGGGAGCACGCGGAACGTGGGGAGCACACCGGACGCGGAAGCCGCGGGCGGCAAAGGCAGGACCGGCGGCGCGGAGAACGCGGGCGATGCGGAGAACGCGTGCGACGCGGCCGGGGATCCGCGCGCCGAGGACGCGCCCGCACCCACGCCCACGCCCGCCCCTCGCATCCCCCTCCCCCGCGTCTCCGTGGAGGACAGCGGGCTGCCGCTGCCTGCACTGGCGGAGCCGGCCGGACCGGAACCGGTCAGGCTCGAGCATCCGATCCTCAAGTCCCTGCTCGGCGCGTGGGCCCTGGCGGCCTGCTCGTCCGAGGAGACGGACGCCGTCGAGGTGCATCTCGGCGACTGCGGCGCGTGCGCGGACGAGGCACGGCGACTGCGCGAAGCCGTCGGACTGCTCCATCGCTCGGAGTCCCTCGACCTCGACCCCGCGCTGCGCACCCGCGTCCTCGACGGCTGCCTGGAACGACGTCCGCCGCGCATCCCGGTGCCCGCCTGGGCGGCGTCGTACGACGCCGAGACCGCGCGACTGGACGCCCTGCTCCAGGACTTCGGGGACGCCGAGTGGCACGCGCCCGTGCGGCTGCGCTGGTTCCGCGGCGAGAGCGCGACGAGCCGCCGGACCACCGTCGCCGGGGTCATCGCCCATCTCCTCGCGGTGGACGGCCTGATCGCCGTCGCCCTGGGCCTGGACGACCCGCTGGACCTGGGCCTGGACCCGGACCGGGAGCCGGCGGCGGGCGGCCCTCCGGATCAGCCGGACGGTCCCGACGGGCCGGACTGGCCGGACGGGCCGGGCCGGACGAAGAGCCGGACGCGGACGCCGTCGCAGCGCACCGAGGCGCTCTGGGCGGGCGCGCGCTTCCCGCCCAACCGCTCGGTGCGCGGCCCGTGGCGCGAGCAGACCCACGCCCTGGTCCGCACGGTGTCCTCCTCCGGAGGAGACCCCGCCGGCCTGCCGGTGTCGTACGGCGGCTTCGAACTCCCCCTGCGGGACGCGATGCTGGACCGGGCCTTCGAGTGCTGGGTGCACGCCGAGGACATCGCGGAAGCGGTCGACTACCCCTATGCGCCGCCCGCGCCGCGCCATCTCCACGGCATGATCGACCTCGCCGCGCGGATGCTGCCGGAGACGCTCGCCGCCCGCCGTCGCGCCGGACTCGCCTCGCCCGCACGCACCCGGCACCTGAGGTCCGCCGGCCGGCCCAAGCTGCCCGGCCGCAGCCTGCGGCTGGAGATCGAGGGCTCTGGCGGCGGCCAGTGGCTGATCCCACTGGACTCGCCCGCGTTCCCGGTCCCGTCCGGACCGGAGGACCCGCGCGGCGCGGCGGGCCCCGCCGACGACGAGGTGGCCCATGTGGCCATGGACGACGTGGAGTTCTGCCGCCTGGCCGCCGGCCACGTGTCCCCGGAGGAGGCTGCGGCGGGCCAGGTCGGCGACCGGGACGCGATCAGGGACGTACTGTTCGCGGCGGCCGCCCTCAGCCGGATGTAG
- the purU gene encoding formyltetrahydrofolate deformylase, translating to MNAQSARAAATPADQYVLTLSCPDKQGIVHAVSSYLFMTGCNIEDSQQFGDHDTGLFFLRVHFSAEPPVTVDKLRASFAAIGDSFHMDWQINRADEKMRIVLMVSKFGHCLNDLLFRASIGALPVEIAAVVSNHTDFAELVGSYNIPFQHIPVTKDNKQQAEAQLLELVRERDVELVVLARYMQVLSDDLCKQLSGRIINIHHSFLPSFKGAKPYHQAHARGVKLIGATAHYVTADLDEGPIIEQEVERVGHGVTPDQLVAIGRDVECQALARAVKWHAERRILLNGRRTVVFP from the coding sequence ATGAACGCGCAGTCCGCCCGAGCCGCGGCGACCCCCGCCGACCAGTACGTCCTCACCCTTTCGTGCCCCGACAAGCAGGGCATCGTGCACGCCGTGTCGAGTTACCTCTTCATGACCGGCTGCAACATCGAGGACAGTCAGCAGTTCGGCGACCACGACACGGGTCTGTTCTTCCTGCGCGTCCACTTCTCGGCCGAGCCGCCGGTGACGGTGGACAAGCTGCGGGCCAGCTTCGCGGCGATCGGCGACTCGTTCCACATGGACTGGCAGATCAACCGGGCCGACGAGAAGATGCGCATCGTCCTCATGGTCAGCAAGTTCGGGCACTGTCTGAACGACCTGCTGTTCCGCGCCAGCATCGGCGCGCTACCGGTGGAGATCGCGGCCGTGGTGTCCAACCACACCGACTTCGCCGAGCTTGTGGGCTCGTACAACATTCCCTTCCAGCACATTCCGGTGACGAAGGACAACAAGCAGCAGGCCGAGGCGCAGCTGCTGGAGCTGGTCCGGGAACGGGACGTCGAACTGGTCGTCCTGGCGCGCTACATGCAGGTTCTCTCCGACGACCTGTGCAAGCAGCTCAGCGGCCGGATCATCAACATCCACCACTCGTTCCTGCCGAGCTTCAAGGGCGCGAAGCCGTACCACCAGGCGCACGCGCGGGGCGTGAAGCTGATCGGGGCGACGGCGCACTATGTGACCGCCGATCTCGACGAGGGGCCGATCATCGAGCAGGAGGTCGAGCGGGTCGGGCACGGCGTCACGCCGGACCAGCTGGTCGCGATCGGTCGGGACGTGGAGTGCCAGGCCCTGGCGCGGGCCGTCAAGTGGCACGCGGAGCGCCGGATCCTGCTCAACGGACGCCGGACGGTCGTCTTCCCCTGA
- a CDS encoding SCO4402 family protein codes for MTVQGSENSSRRGRRSPTMGGMPLNDMPWWRWRSNVRSALHMLSDPAFQQNVWLAGVEGYGDVTDAVYRLVEDTWLDNWSAEKYVGTIFRDSQEAALVDTAVLRVLRIMHQVGPDAPVSAYVDNQGWPDAVRAARDAHVRMAASDGDDPDAPPRTLEVLRIMTRAA; via the coding sequence GTGACCGTGCAAGGTTCGGAGAACTCTTCCCGTCGCGGCCGTCGCTCCCCCACCATGGGCGGCATGCCACTCAACGACATGCCGTGGTGGCGCTGGCGCAGCAATGTGCGCTCCGCGCTGCACATGCTCTCCGATCCGGCGTTCCAGCAGAACGTCTGGCTGGCCGGCGTCGAGGGATACGGGGACGTCACCGACGCCGTGTACCGCCTCGTCGAGGACACCTGGCTCGACAACTGGTCCGCCGAGAAGTACGTCGGCACGATCTTCCGCGACTCGCAGGAGGCGGCGCTCGTCGACACCGCCGTGCTCCGGGTGCTGCGGATCATGCACCAGGTCGGGCCGGACGCCCCGGTCTCCGCGTACGTCGACAACCAGGGCTGGCCGGACGCGGTGCGGGCGGCGCGGGACGCGCACGTGCGGATGGCGGCGAGCGACGGGGACGACCCGGACGCGCCGCCCCGCACCCTCGAGGTCCTGCGGATCATGACGCGGGCGGCGTAG
- a CDS encoding transcriptional regulator, translated as MAARPLVARQPNERLQALIQEAGCSNAGLARRVNMCGAEHGLDLRYDKTSVARWLRGQQPRGRAPAIIAEALGRKLGRTVTIDEIGMANGKNLASGVGLQFSPTVLGAIEQVCELWRSDVGRRDFLSGSSVAASALVEPSRDWLISSPDAQVARSAGPRVGLSDVAAVKAMTRALVDLDHQYGSGHVRPVVVHYLNSVVSGLLAGSYREAVGRELFAAVARLTELAGYMAVDTGQPGLAQRYYIQALRLAQAAGDRGYGGYVLAASMSHLAAQLGNPREIAQLARAAQEGARGRVTPRAEAMFLAAEARGHALMGDVRSTQAAAGRAVSALDAAAPSAGDDPVWITHFDEAYLADELAHCHRDLGQAEAAARCAQESLAGHPPGRARRRAIGYVLLATAQVQQREIEQACNTGMKAVELLETLRSNRGAEYLDDLQQRLEPFRDESVVREFGTHLELATAA; from the coding sequence ATGGCCGCAAGGCCGCTAGTCGCGCGGCAGCCGAACGAACGGCTGCAGGCGCTCATCCAGGAGGCGGGGTGCTCGAACGCCGGGCTCGCCCGCCGCGTCAACATGTGCGGCGCCGAACACGGCCTCGACCTGCGCTACGACAAGACGTCCGTGGCGCGCTGGCTGCGCGGACAGCAGCCGCGCGGGCGCGCCCCGGCGATCATCGCGGAGGCGCTGGGCCGCAAGCTCGGCCGTACGGTCACGATCGACGAGATCGGCATGGCCAACGGCAAGAACCTCGCCTCGGGCGTGGGTCTCCAGTTCTCGCCGACGGTGCTGGGGGCCATCGAGCAGGTCTGCGAGCTGTGGCGCAGCGACGTGGGCCGGCGGGACTTCCTGTCCGGCTCGTCCGTGGCCGCCTCGGCGCTCGTCGAGCCGAGCCGTGACTGGCTGATCTCCTCACCCGACGCGCAGGTCGCACGGTCCGCGGGGCCCCGGGTGGGACTGTCCGACGTGGCGGCCGTGAAGGCCATGACGCGGGCGCTGGTCGACCTCGACCACCAGTACGGCAGCGGACATGTGCGTCCGGTCGTCGTGCACTACCTCAACAGCGTCGTCTCGGGCCTCCTCGCCGGCTCCTACCGGGAGGCCGTGGGCCGTGAACTCTTCGCCGCCGTCGCGAGACTGACGGAGCTCGCCGGGTACATGGCCGTCGACACGGGCCAACCCGGCCTCGCCCAGCGCTACTACATCCAGGCCCTGCGGCTGGCCCAGGCGGCGGGCGACCGCGGATACGGCGGATACGTGCTGGCCGCGTCCATGAGCCATCTCGCGGCGCAGCTCGGAAACCCGCGCGAGATCGCGCAGTTGGCGCGGGCGGCGCAGGAGGGTGCGCGGGGGCGGGTGACACCGCGCGCGGAGGCGATGTTCCTCGCCGCGGAGGCCCGCGGACACGCCCTGATGGGCGACGTCCGGAGCACACAGGCGGCGGCCGGAAGGGCGGTGTCCGCGCTGGACGCCGCCGCCCCGTCCGCCGGGGACGACCCGGTGTGGATCACGCACTTCGACGAGGCCTATCTCGCCGACGAGTTGGCGCACTGCCACCGCGACCTGGGCCAGGCCGAGGCGGCGGCGCGCTGCGCCCAGGAGTCCCTGGCCGGGCATCCACCGGGCCGTGCGCGTCGGCGTGCGATCGGCTATGTGCTCCTCGCCACCGCGCAGGTGCAGCAACGTGAGATCGAACAGGCCTGCAACACCGGCATGAAAGCGGTCGAGTTGCTGGAGACGCTCCGTTCCAACCGGGGCGCGGAGTACCTCGACGACCTCCAGCAGCGGCTGGAGCCGTTCCGCGACGAGTCGGTGGTAAGGGAGTTCGGAACACACCTGGAGCTGGCGACGGCGGCGTGA
- a CDS encoding bifunctional DNA primase/polymerase — protein MFIVEETIAGADAAQIPRQRGESLLETAVRYAEERHWDVFPGAWLEAVDGMQRCSCGEAACEVPGAHPTRPDWATQATGSATVARRMWQKQPTASILLPTGRTFDAISVPETAGFLALARMERMELTLGPVTLTPDRRMQFFVLPGASAKVPDLVRKLGWSPAALDLVTLGEGTYVAAPPTRFGSRGAVQWACRPTAANRWLPDAEELISPLAYACGRDR, from the coding sequence GTGTTCATCGTGGAAGAGACCATCGCGGGCGCCGACGCCGCTCAAATCCCGAGGCAGCGCGGGGAATCGCTGCTCGAGACCGCTGTTCGCTACGCCGAGGAACGTCATTGGGACGTGTTCCCGGGTGCCTGGCTGGAAGCCGTCGACGGGATGCAGCGCTGCTCCTGCGGCGAAGCGGCCTGCGAGGTTCCCGGCGCGCACCCCACTCGGCCCGACTGGGCGACACAGGCCACCGGCAGCGCGACCGTCGCGCGCCGGATGTGGCAGAAACAGCCGACCGCCTCGATCCTGCTGCCGACCGGGCGTACGTTCGACGCGATCTCCGTGCCGGAGACGGCCGGGTTCCTCGCGCTGGCGCGGATGGAGCGGATGGAACTGACCCTCGGTCCGGTCACGTTGACGCCGGATCGCCGGATGCAGTTCTTCGTGCTGCCGGGCGCCTCGGCGAAGGTGCCTGACCTGGTGCGCAAGCTGGGCTGGTCGCCGGCCGCCCTCGATCTCGTGACGCTCGGCGAGGGCACGTACGTGGCCGCGCCGCCCACCCGGTTCGGGTCCCGCGGGGCCGTGCAGTGGGCCTGCCGGCCGACCGCCGCGAACCGCTGGCTGCCGGACGCCGAGGAGTTGATCTCACCGCTCGCCTACGCCTGCGGACGGGACCGTTAG
- a CDS encoding ABC transporter ATP-binding protein, protein MTSVRVRNLWKRFGQQVAVAGIDLDLPSGKFIGLVGPNGAGKTTTLSMVTGLLRPDQGSVEIVGHDVWRDPVEVKARIGVLPEGLRLFERLSGRELLGYSGRLRGLPGAEVDKRATQLLDVLDLAGAQHKLVVDYSTGMRKKIGLAAALLHNPEVLFLDEPFEGVDPVSAQIIRGVLERYTASGATVVFSSHVMELVESLCDWVAVMAAGRIRAHGTLEEVRGSAPSLQQAFLELVGAQGRDTGSHLDWLGGGAGR, encoded by the coding sequence ATGACGTCCGTACGCGTGCGTAACCTCTGGAAGCGGTTCGGCCAGCAAGTCGCCGTCGCCGGGATCGATCTCGACCTGCCCTCGGGGAAGTTCATCGGCCTCGTCGGCCCCAACGGGGCGGGGAAGACGACGACGCTGTCCATGGTGACCGGGCTGCTGCGGCCCGACCAGGGGTCCGTCGAGATCGTCGGGCACGACGTGTGGCGGGACCCGGTCGAGGTGAAGGCCCGGATCGGGGTGCTGCCGGAGGGCCTGCGGCTGTTCGAGCGGCTGTCGGGACGTGAACTGCTCGGTTACAGCGGGCGGTTGCGGGGGCTGCCTGGCGCCGAGGTCGACAAGCGGGCCACCCAGCTGCTGGACGTCCTCGATCTGGCCGGAGCCCAGCACAAGCTCGTGGTCGACTACTCGACCGGCATGCGCAAGAAGATCGGGCTCGCGGCCGCTTTGCTCCACAACCCTGAAGTGCTCTTCCTCGACGAGCCGTTCGAGGGCGTCGATCCGGTCTCCGCGCAGATCATCAGGGGCGTGCTGGAGCGGTACACGGCGTCCGGGGCGACGGTCGTGTTCTCCTCGCACGTCATGGAGCTCGTGGAGTCGCTGTGCGACTGGGTGGCGGTGATGGCGGCGGGACGGATCCGGGCGCACGGGACGTTGGAGGAGGTGCGCGGGTCGGCGCCCTCGCTGCAGCAGGCGTTCCTCGAACTCGTCGGGGCGCAGGGCCGGGACACCGGCTCCCACCTCGACTGGCTGGGCGGCGGGGCGGGCCGATGA
- a CDS encoding transporter: MSDPTSAPSACAPGASAPGASAPGASTPGASAPGLVATVVRLKLSLLRNGLRQSGGRRAAYVASAVVTLLFAALQLLGLIALRGHGHAVALVVLLVAVLGLGWAVMPLFFPSGDETLDPTRLVMLPLRPRPLVRALLAASLVGIGPLFTLLLLVGSVISLAHGAAAWAVGVLAVALALLVCVAFARAVAAANIRLLSSRKGRDLAVLSGLVIAIGAQVVNFGAQRLGTSGLAQLEPVGDVLRWLPPASALGAVDSVSEGAYGVAVAQLAVSGAALVLLVAAWSGSLTRLMTAPDGSTLQAAEPAARERRNSAGLARLLPGGRTGTVMERTLRYIWRDPKTKAAWVTSLAIGLIVPVFNALQGTGSIYFACFAAGMLGIQMYNQFGQDTSAFWIVAMTISSRRDAYDELRARALALLVITLPYATLVTVLTTAMLGDWPKLPEVLGLSFALLGAMLATGAWTSARFPYSIPQEGHKNVAPGQAGLAWIAIFGGMVAAALLCAPVIAVTIWLHVTEGGEAWTWLLLPGGTAYGAAVTLLGLRLAAPRTASRLPEILTAVSKG; encoded by the coding sequence ATGAGCGACCCGACCTCCGCACCGAGCGCCTGCGCACCGGGCGCCTCCGCTCCCGGCGCCTCCGCACCGGGCGCCTCCACGCCGGGCGCCTCCGCTCCGGGCCTCGTCGCCACCGTCGTACGGCTGAAGTTGTCGCTGCTGCGCAACGGGCTGCGGCAGTCGGGCGGGCGGCGCGCCGCGTACGTCGCCTCCGCCGTCGTCACCCTGCTCTTCGCCGCGTTGCAGCTGCTCGGGTTGATCGCGCTCAGGGGGCACGGCCACGCCGTCGCCCTGGTCGTGCTGCTGGTGGCGGTGCTGGGACTGGGGTGGGCGGTGATGCCGCTGTTCTTCCCCAGCGGCGACGAGACCCTGGACCCGACCCGGCTGGTGATGCTGCCGCTACGGCCCCGGCCGCTGGTACGGGCGCTGCTGGCGGCCTCGCTGGTGGGCATCGGGCCGCTGTTCACGCTGCTGCTGCTGGTGGGGTCGGTGATCTCGCTGGCGCACGGCGCGGCCGCCTGGGCGGTGGGGGTGCTCGCCGTCGCCCTGGCGCTGCTGGTGTGCGTGGCGTTCGCGCGGGCCGTGGCCGCCGCCAACATCCGGCTGCTGAGCAGCCGCAAGGGGCGCGACCTGGCGGTGCTGAGCGGTCTCGTGATCGCGATCGGGGCGCAGGTGGTGAACTTCGGGGCGCAGCGCCTCGGCACGTCCGGGCTGGCGCAGCTCGAACCGGTCGGGGACGTGCTGCGCTGGCTGCCGCCGGCTTCGGCGCTCGGCGCGGTCGACTCGGTGAGCGAGGGCGCGTACGGGGTCGCCGTCGCGCAGCTCGCCGTCAGCGGCGCGGCGCTGGTGCTGCTGGTGGCGGCCTGGTCGGGCAGCCTGACGCGGCTGATGACCGCGCCCGACGGCTCCACCCTGCAGGCCGCCGAGCCGGCTGCGCGCGAACGGCGGAACTCGGCGGGCCTGGCGCGGCTGCTGCCGGGCGGGCGCACCGGCACGGTGATGGAACGCACCCTGCGCTACATCTGGCGCGACCCGAAGACGAAGGCCGCCTGGGTGACCTCGCTGGCGATCGGGCTGATCGTGCCCGTCTTCAACGCGCTGCAGGGCACCGGCTCGATCTACTTCGCCTGCTTCGCCGCGGGGATGCTCGGCATCCAGATGTACAACCAGTTCGGGCAGGACACCTCCGCGTTCTGGATCGTCGCGATGACCATCTCCTCGCGCCGGGACGCCTACGACGAGCTGCGCGCACGGGCGCTGGCCCTGCTGGTGATCACCCTTCCCTACGCGACGCTGGTGACCGTGCTGACCACGGCGATGCTCGGTGACTGGCCGAAACTCCCCGAGGTGCTCGGACTGTCCTTCGCGCTGCTCGGCGCGATGCTCGCGACGGGCGCCTGGACCTCGGCGCGCTTCCCCTACTCGATCCCCCAGGAGGGCCACAAGAACGTCGCCCCCGGCCAGGCCGGTCTCGCCTGGATCGCGATCTTCGGCGGGATGGTCGCGGCCGCCCTGCTGTGCGCGCCGGTCATCGCGGTGACGATCTGGCTGCACGTCACCGAGGGCGGCGAGGCGTGGACCTGGCTGCTGCTGCCGGGCGGCACGGCCTACGGCGCGGCCGTCACCCTGCTGGGTCTGCGGCTGGCGGCGCCGCGCACCGCGTCCCGGCTGCCGGAGATCCTGACGGCGGTGAGCAAGGGCTGA
- a CDS encoding alpha/beta fold hydrolase, protein MARRIDVTGAGGVRLAAWEFGDPPKGIPTQSTGGREERQERQEPERASGVLLLHGLMGRASHWASTARWLSERHRAVALDQRGHGQSEKPSQAAFTREAYVEDAEAALEQLGLAPAVLVGHAMGALTGWQLAAKRPDLVRGLVVCDMRASALGAASQREWGDWFTSWPVPFATLADVRKWFGEDDPWVERPNPSRGEFYAEVMQESSDGWRPVFEPEQMLKSRETWVYDAHWEELTQVRCPVLVVRGLDGELGRAEAQEMVRVLPRGEYAEVPDAGHLVHYDQPEGWRAAIEPFLDAVLTESS, encoded by the coding sequence ATGGCGCGACGCATCGACGTGACCGGGGCGGGCGGCGTACGTCTGGCGGCCTGGGAGTTCGGCGACCCGCCGAAGGGGATCCCTACGCAGTCCACCGGCGGGCGGGAGGAGCGGCAGGAGCGGCAGGAGCCCGAGCGGGCCTCCGGCGTGCTGTTACTGCACGGCCTGATGGGCCGGGCGTCGCACTGGGCGTCCACCGCCCGCTGGCTCTCCGAGCGGCACCGCGCGGTCGCCCTTGACCAGCGTGGCCACGGGCAGAGCGAGAAGCCGTCGCAGGCCGCCTTCACCCGCGAGGCCTACGTCGAGGACGCGGAGGCGGCCCTCGAGCAGCTCGGACTCGCCCCGGCCGTCCTCGTCGGCCACGCCATGGGAGCGCTCACCGGGTGGCAGCTCGCCGCCAAGCGACCCGACCTGGTGCGCGGCCTGGTCGTCTGCGACATGCGGGCCTCCGCGCTCGGCGCGGCCTCGCAGCGCGAGTGGGGCGACTGGTTCACCTCCTGGCCCGTCCCCTTCGCCACACTCGCCGACGTCCGCAAGTGGTTCGGCGAGGACGACCCCTGGGTGGAGCGCCCGAACCCCTCCCGGGGCGAGTTCTACGCCGAGGTGATGCAGGAGTCGTCCGACGGCTGGCGTCCCGTCTTCGAACCCGAGCAGATGCTCAAGTCCCGCGAGACCTGGGTCTACGACGCGCACTGGGAGGAGCTGACGCAGGTCCGCTGCCCGGTGCTCGTCGTCCGCGGCCTCGACGGCGAGCTCGGCCGCGCCGAGGCCCAGGAGATGGTCCGGGTGCTGCCCCGCGGCGAGTACGCGGAGGTGCCCGACGCCGGGCACCTGGTCCACTACGACCAGCCGGAGGGCTGGCGCGCGGCCATCGAGCCGTTCCTGGACGCCGTCCTCACCGAATCGAGCTGA
- a CDS encoding metal-dependent transcriptional regulator: MSGLIDTTEMYLRTILELEEEGVVPMRARIAERLDQSGPTVSQTVARMERDGLVSVASDRHLELTDEGRRLATRVMRKHRLAECLLVDVIGLEWEQVHAEACRWEHVMSEAVERRVLELLRHPTESPYGNPIPGLEELGEKDGADPFLDAGMVSLADLDPGAEGKTVVVRRIGEPIQTDAQLMYTLRRAGVQPGSVVSVTESAGGVLVGSGGEAAELQAEVASHVFVAKR; encoded by the coding sequence ATGTCCGGACTGATCGACACCACGGAGATGTATCTCCGCACCATCCTCGAGCTGGAAGAGGAAGGTGTGGTCCCCATGCGTGCCCGGATCGCCGAGCGCCTCGACCAGAGCGGGCCGACGGTCAGCCAGACGGTGGCGCGCATGGAGCGCGACGGCCTGGTCTCGGTCGCCAGCGACCGGCACCTGGAGCTCACGGACGAGGGCCGGCGGCTCGCCACGCGCGTGATGCGCAAGCACCGCCTCGCCGAGTGTCTGCTCGTCGACGTGATCGGCCTGGAGTGGGAGCAGGTGCACGCGGAGGCCTGCCGCTGGGAGCACGTGATGAGCGAGGCCGTCGAGCGGCGCGTTCTCGAGCTGCTGCGGCATCCGACCGAGTCGCCCTACGGCAACCCGATCCCGGGCCTGGAGGAGCTGGGCGAGAAGGACGGCGCCGACCCCTTCCTGGACGCGGGCATGGTCTCGCTGGCCGACCTCGACCCGGGCGCGGAGGGCAAGACGGTCGTCGTCCGCCGCATCGGCGAGCCGATCCAGACGGACGCGCAGCTTATGTACACGCTGCGCCGCGCGGGCGTGCAGCCCGGCTCGGTGGTGAGCGTGACGGAGTCGGCGGGCGGCGTGCTGGTCGGCAGCGGCGGCGAGGCGGCCGAGCTGCAGGCGGAGGTCGCGTCCCACGTGTTCGTCGCCAAGCGCTGA